In Candidatus Eisenbacteria bacterium, one DNA window encodes the following:
- a CDS encoding cytochrome c family protein: MKGFRILGSVVLFLAILGLFLWTSSGVKAGDEIKAGEEVKAAEGVKAAEAAFTYIGSEKCKMCHKGETKGAIFEKWLETPHAKAFENLPAASQKDEKCLVCHTTAFGAGGYVVGAEGAEAFAGVGCEACHGPGSEYKSMKIMKDRALALKAGMIVPTAKECAACHTAEIPKACWGGAEAAPKFDFAVASKAIAHSIPK, encoded by the coding sequence ATGAAGGGGTTCCGTATCCTTGGGTCGGTTGTGCTGTTCCTGGCAATCCTGGGGCTGTTCCTGTGGACATCTTCCGGGGTGAAGGCCGGGGATGAGATCAAAGCAGGTGAAGAGGTCAAAGCGGCTGAAGGGGTCAAAGCGGCTGAAGCGGCCTTCACCTATATCGGGTCTGAGAAGTGCAAGATGTGCCACAAGGGAGAAACAAAGGGCGCGATTTTTGAGAAGTGGCTTGAAACGCCTCACGCCAAGGCTTTTGAGAATCTTCCGGCAGCTTCTCAAAAAGATGAGAAATGTCTGGTTTGTCACACGACCGCGTTTGGAGCCGGCGGCTATGTCGTCGGCGCTGAAGGCGCTGAGGCTTTTGCCGGCGTCGGTTGCGAGGCATGCCATGGTCCGGGAAGTGAATATAAGAGCATGAAGATTATGAAAGATCGTGCCCTGGCCCTCAAGGCCGGCATGATTGTCCCGACGGCAAAAGAATGTGCAGCTTGTCACACGGCTGAGATTCCGAAGGCCTGCTGGGGCGGCGCCGAGGCGGCACCGAAATTCGATTTCGCCGTGGCTTCCAAGGCTATCGCGCATTCGATACCCAAGTAG